The Pagrus major chromosome 17, Pma_NU_1.0 genome includes a region encoding these proteins:
- the dctn3 gene encoding dynactin subunit 3, whose protein sequence is MDKKLETDNLEMRLQALENQIHGERRNKSGKPLKCAESLARIQAGLTSTANKRERVKILHKKIEDLLKYLDPQFTDHITVPDAMKLEFILAEEDFLLSQATLLEQVSNMQPLLDSNYIRDVPEHATKLQRLSQIHIKEQDQTETQSLEVKKLFEEYNKMMFLLSKQFTQWDETLRKLEEAKGIRPVE, encoded by the exons ATGGATAAAAAATTGGAGACGGATAACCTGGAGATGCGTCTTCAGGCGCTGGAGAATCAAATCCACGGcgagagaagaaacaaaagcgGAAAACCCCTCAAG TGTGCCGAGTCTTTGGCCAGGATTCAGGCCGGTCTGACAAGTACGGCCAACAAGAGGGAACGAGTAAAGATCCTGCACAAGAAGA TTGAAGACCTGCTGAAGTACCTGGACCCCCAGTTCACCGACCATATCACTGTCCCAGATGCCATGAAGCTGGAGTTCATTCTCGCTG AGGAGGACTTCCTGCTTTCCCAGGCTACTTTGCTGGAGCAGGTCAGCAACATGCAGCCGTTGCTGGACAGCAACTACATCAGAG ACGTACCAGAACACGCCACCAAACTGCAGCGCCTGTCACAGATTCACATCAAAGAGCAG GACCAAACTGAGACTCAGTCCCTGGAAGTGAAGAAGCTTTTTGAGGAATACAACAAAATG ATGTTCCTGCTGTCCAAGCAGTTCACCCAGTGGGACGAGACCCtgaggaagctggaggaggcCAAGGGCATTCGGCCTGTGGAGTAG